In Microcoleus sp. bin38.metabat.b11b12b14.051, the genomic stretch CATCCCGAGGCGCGCTGCGGGGATGTGGAAGTGGCGGCAGTGGCTTGGGGCGAAAGGCGGATGCGCGAAGTAGCAAAAGAGAGGGGCGCGCAGGTGAAACTGCGATCGTGGGTGAGGGCACAGGATGCCGATCGCATTTCTGTACTCACAAATTGCGGTTTTAGGGTCGATCGCTATTTTTGTCGCATGGCGCGATCGCTCTCGGAACCGATCCCCCAAGCGCAGTTTCCCGAAGGTTTTACGCTGCGTGTATTTCCGGGCGAACAGGATGCGGAAGCTTGGGTAGAAATGTTTAACCAATCGTTTATCGACCACTGGAATCACCACGATTTAACGGTGGAGAAATTCAAATACGATTTAGCGAAACCCAGTTACCGAAAGGATTTAGACTTGATTGCTGTTGCTGCTGATGGGACTTTTGCAGCTTTTTGCTACGGGGAAATTAGCCCCCAAGAGTGCGATCGTACCGGGCGAAACGAAGGCTGGATCTGTGTTCTCGGCACCCGCCGTGGCTTCCGCAAAATTGGCTTGGGACGAGCAATGTTGCTGGCCCTTTTGCAGCGACTGAAAGTTGCCGGTGTCGAAACTGCGATTCTCGGCGTCGATACTGCAAATCCCTCCGGTGCATTGCGACTTTACGAGTCTGCGGGCTTCCACAATATTCGCGATAGCATTTCCTATGTTAAGGATGTCTGATCGAATTGGGGGGCGCAGGATTCAAGAAACCCGGTTTCTCTGTGTATGCCTCGTCACCAAACAATATTTCTCGTAGAAACCGGGTTTCTGGGCCCGAGTGCACAGTTGGCGATCGCACTCCGACTCAATCAACCTGGTTTTTTAACTGATTTACGAGTTCAAACGCCATATTTTTGTCACCCCTGTAAGTTTTATCTAAAAAACTTTTCCTACCCCCTTGACACCTGTGTAGTATTTATGTAGCATGAACATATGGAAAGCGCAGGAAAGCCAAAAACCTGTATTTTCCGTACCAAATCTGAACCTTGACAACTAAATAGCGTTCGAGATTTCAAGGAACATCAATTTAAAAGTCTTGCAATACAGACTTGATTGTCATGTTATTACTTTTAACGAGACTGTTCAGTTACAGACTGACTCGACCCGACGAGTCAGATATTGTACCAAGTCAACCAAATTTCAACGAATTTCAGGCGGATACAGAACAGAAAAATTGCGATCGCGAGCGATCGGCTCAAAAGACTGAAGAAATCCGCCATCTCCAACAAGCTTACCATTTAGAGCGGCGTTTGTTTATGTAAAAAATATCGTGTTGGCGCAGATGCTAACCGTGGCAATTTTTATCGAGCAACTCCCGGCTCAAGAGCAGAAAAGCTACCAATCCAAAATCCCAAAATTATATATCCAAAATCGCTTAAGGAGGTAACAGTGATGGTTCACATTCGTTTTGAAGGACGTTCCTATGATGTGGCAGAAAACCAACTGGGTATCACGGCGGGAATGAGCGACAAGGCAATAGGGGAACGTCTAGCAAATCATTTTGATGTCAAGAGCGATCGCTTCGACTCTTACGTACTCGATCGCCGTCCTAGTGGCGATTTAATTGTCCGCCCAGAGGCAGTTTACGGCTAGGAATCAACTTTTATGCCGCGCCCAAATTCGAGAAGCTTACAAACATTAGGGATCTATTTCTGAAAAGATTGCGGGTTCAATTCCCGCTAAATACTTCGGTATTTATGGTGGAATGGCAGACACGCTAGAAGTTTTAAAAGCTTTTCAAACTTCTGCGGCATAAAAAATATTTGTTGTCCGTGGCGCACCCCAACAAAAGAAGCTTACAAACTGGTAAAGTTCGACTTAAAATCGAATTTTGGGTTCAATTCCCACTCGCCCTCGGACGTAAAAAAGCTTCTCTGACTTGTGTGCCGCTTCTTATACCTGAAGTTTTTAGAATGATCATGCGGTTACAAAGTTCCACTTCGCGCCCTCACAAATGAAGCTTACATACTAGCTCCTGGTGGAGCATTTCTCTTATAAAGAAAAGGTCGCAGGTTCAACTCCTGCGTATGTGCCAACGGCTTTATTGACTTGCGCGAAGTGACTTTTGTTGCCGTAAAATTTTGATTTCAACTATGTTTGGTTGCTGCCTCATATAATGTCCACTCAATTACCAATAATAAAAAAGGTTCGTAGTGAGGACTTTAGTCCGCAGAAAAAGAAGGACTGAAGTCCTCACTACGAACCTGATGGCAAAGAAGGGGAGAATATCTACTAATAAAAAAGGTTCGTAGTGAGGAGTTTAGTCCGCAGAAAAGAAGGACTGAAGTCCTCACTACAAACCTGATGGCAAATAAGGGGAGAATATCTACTAATAAAAAAGGTTCGTAGTGAGGACTTTAGTCCGCAGAAAAGAAGGACTGAAGTCCTCACTACAAACCTGATGGCAAATAAGGGGAGAATATCTACTAATAAAAAAGGTTCGTAGTGAGGACTTTAGTCCGCAGAAAAAGAAGGAGTGAAGTCCTCACTACAAACCTGATGGCAAATAAGGGGAGAATATCTACTTTTGGAATGGGCCGGAGAGCCCGTTCCTAGCTATTTTGTAAGAAATCTCCTATTTAATCCGGTCAACATTGACTTTCTCACTTCGCGCCCCAACTGATGAAGCTTACACACTTTCGTAAATATAACGGCCCTAATGTAGCGATATTCGAGCGATCGAATTAGTGAAGCATTCCGAGTCTCTCGCTAGATAAGGTTTGCGCGTCCACTGCTAGGTAAAAACTCGTAAGGACGGCTGTGCTTAAAGCTTTGTTAACTTGCGCGAAGTCTTTTAATGTTTAACATTTTTGGAGCTCAATCTTATGATGAATCCAGAGTTTCTCCTCTTCAATCTGCCCGCGATGACAGCTTGTTTTGCATCGTCTAGGGTTTCAATCGCTGAGTTGGAGGGGAAATATTTAACACGAATTTGGTATCACAATAATTTGATTTGAGTTTCTCAATCTCAATAATTATGAGCGAACATCGATTAGATAGAAGCGTTATCGAACGGCCTCGCGGTGGGTGGAGAACCAATTTAAGAAAAATACCAGGAAACACGAAACATCTAAAAGAAATCACTGATGCCGCTTACACAGATGGATTCTTTAATCCTTATCTACTCAAGCTGAAAAGAAAAAGTAAATATTTTTCTGATTGTCTGGGGCCGTTATTTCGTTGGCTGCGGAGCAAACTAGGACAAAATTGGGATGATGTTTACAGCGAGTTGTGTCGAATACTTGATATCAATACGCTTTCTGGAAAACATATTCTGTCCCATGTCTGGGGGTTTGTGGAAAGAGATGCTGTGTTAGTTGATGGAATTTTCTACAACTCCAAATATCAGCGTCAACTTGGTAAGTGGCGTGAGGAATTTTACGTTCATCCTGAGACGCGGATATTATGTTTAGCCAACAAAATCCGCAAAATTCCTCCCAAAAAGCCTGATGATTTTGTTGAGATAGATGATTATCATCATTATCGCAAGATTGATGGAATTTGGTATCTGATTGAGCTGGCAGATCGAGAAGAATTGGAATTAACTAAATATTACTCTCAGGTGGAAA encodes the following:
- a CDS encoding GNAT family N-acetyltransferase, whose product is MIANLSARCYAGDRDLTAIADLMNICEEVDRLDEGTTISELQAEFNQPSRDLARDICLWEDADGKLIGFTELSISETGEPIDGWLWFRVHPEARCGDVEVAAVAWGERRMREVAKERGAQVKLRSWVRAQDADRISVLTNCGFRVDRYFCRMARSLSEPIPQAQFPEGFTLRVFPGEQDAEAWVEMFNQSFIDHWNHHDLTVEKFKYDLAKPSYRKDLDLIAVAADGTFAAFCYGEISPQECDRTGRNEGWICVLGTRRGFRKIGLGRAMLLALLQRLKVAGVETAILGVDTANPSGALRLYESAGFHNIRDSISYVKDV
- a CDS encoding radical SAM protein yields the protein MLLLLTRLFSYRLTRPDESDIVPSQPNFNEFQADTEQKNCDRERSAQKTEEIRHLQQAYHLERRLFM